One part of the Sphingobacterium sp. LZ7M1 genome encodes these proteins:
- a CDS encoding RagB/SusD family nutrient uptake outer membrane protein: MKKLFILSGVVGLLMTSCSLDKEPYDAMTNESIENTEGAIQALHLGNYHTLKGWVENWHRVTEYPGDNVSLSGTTTDNLFYNYNYKRVVNNARVNSYWENSYRVIAGTNLLLQKLKEGESDEVDQMIAENLYLRSLMYFYLANVFGKPYTQDPQSLAVPIKLSDDPFEILPRNTVKEVYDQLEKDLLKAEGMFKSYKSNVYGNVYAAQALLARVYLFKGDNQKAVQYANKVIESGKFSLLAGADYNKLTVSTPEENRENIFAIKFVKDIDYPDDGWSTIGSMYANIQGSGWGEMYASRTYLEEVRKYPEDVRYKMIQPVVEKANELHAYYVTDDFKYASVQVTQAGTDYSYTEAGAKKNLIKESNGAGAFQYYIQIAGKKRTVLIDKKLANRNGYLKYYVMKCSGQEGQAHLWSPIISRLAEVYLIRAEASAKLGDVTSALKDVNLIRQRAGIPTAGLWTASNLNGKTALDVVLEERKLELAWEGHRKFDVFRNGKLMDRKYPGTHTSGTTPILTIDAKSNQAIEFIPEQQIVLSNGVLKQNP; the protein is encoded by the coding sequence ATGAAGAAATTATTCATATTAAGTGGGGTCGTTGGTCTGTTGATGACATCTTGTTCTTTGGATAAGGAGCCTTATGATGCGATGACCAATGAATCGATCGAAAACACTGAAGGTGCTATCCAAGCTTTACATTTGGGGAATTACCACACCTTGAAAGGTTGGGTTGAAAATTGGCACCGTGTTACAGAATATCCTGGAGACAATGTCTCTTTAAGTGGAACAACTACCGATAACCTGTTTTATAACTACAACTACAAAAGAGTTGTCAATAATGCAAGGGTCAATAGCTATTGGGAAAACTCTTACCGTGTAATTGCGGGAACCAATTTATTGCTTCAGAAATTGAAAGAAGGTGAAAGTGATGAGGTCGATCAGATGATCGCCGAGAATCTTTACTTGAGAAGCCTGATGTATTTCTATTTGGCAAATGTGTTTGGCAAGCCTTATACCCAAGATCCACAATCTTTGGCTGTGCCGATTAAATTATCCGATGATCCATTCGAGATCCTGCCACGTAATACCGTTAAGGAGGTCTACGATCAACTGGAGAAGGACCTCTTGAAAGCAGAAGGTATGTTCAAATCCTATAAAAGCAATGTATATGGAAATGTTTATGCAGCACAGGCATTGTTGGCGAGGGTTTACCTGTTCAAAGGCGATAATCAAAAAGCCGTTCAATATGCGAATAAGGTTATTGAATCCGGTAAGTTTTCGCTTTTGGCGGGGGCTGATTACAATAAATTAACCGTTTCCACTCCGGAAGAGAACAGGGAAAACATCTTTGCCATCAAATTCGTAAAGGATATTGATTACCCAGATGATGGATGGAGTACGATTGGATCCATGTATGCCAATATCCAAGGATCAGGTTGGGGGGAGATGTATGCTTCCAGGACCTATTTGGAGGAAGTCAGGAAATATCCCGAAGATGTCCGCTATAAAATGATCCAGCCAGTTGTTGAAAAAGCGAATGAATTGCATGCATATTACGTCACTGATGATTTCAAATATGCGAGTGTGCAAGTTACCCAGGCTGGAACGGATTATTCTTATACGGAAGCTGGAGCTAAAAAGAACCTGATCAAAGAATCTAACGGAGCCGGAGCTTTCCAATACTATATTCAAATTGCAGGTAAGAAAAGAACAGTTTTGATTGACAAGAAATTGGCAAACCGTAACGGTTATCTGAAATACTATGTGATGAAATGTTCCGGTCAGGAAGGCCAAGCGCATTTATGGTCGCCGATTATTTCCAGATTAGCTGAAGTTTATCTGATCCGTGCGGAAGCCAGTGCGAAATTAGGCGATGTAACTTCAGCATTGAAAGATGTAAACCTAATCAGGCAAAGAGCCGGAATTCCAACAGCAGGACTTTGGACAGCTTCCAACTTAAATGGGAAGACAGCTCTGGATGTCGTATTGGAAGAAAGAAAATTGGAGCTTGCTTGGGAAGGACATAGAAAGTTCGATGTGTTCAGGAATGGTAAACTCATGGATAGAAAATATCCAGGAACCCATACTTCAGGAACAACTCCAATCTTGACCATCGACGCGAAGAGCAATCAAGCAATAGAATTTATTCCAGAGCAGCAGATTGTACTTTCCAACGGTGTCCTGAAACAGAATCCTTAG
- the der gene encoding ribosome biogenesis GTPase Der produces the protein MANIVAIVGRPNVGKSTLYNRLTESRKAIVDDYSGVTRDRHYGQAEWIGKKFTVIDTGGFVHGSDDVFEAAIREQVLIAIDEASVILFVVDVTTGVTDLDDEIANMLRRSKKPVYVVANKVDSAKQTHDSAEFYSFGLGEIFNISSMTGSGTGELLDEVVSNFENEEEDDTELPKFTIVGRPNVGKSSLTNALLGKERNIVTPIAGTTRDSIRIHYNQFGHEFLMVDTAGLRRKSKVNEDIEFYSVMRTIKALEDSDVVILMIDAKDGIEAQDINIFHLAEKNKKGIVILVNKWDTIEKDHKTAKEFEQAIKNKIAPFTDVPILFTSVTEKQRIFKTVETAMEVYNNKTKKIPTSKLNDVMLEIIERYPPPATKGKFIKIKYVTQLPGRSPMFAFFCNLPQYIKDPYKRFIENKLRENFDFSGVPIQIFFRQK, from the coding sequence ATGGCAAATATCGTAGCAATTGTAGGGAGACCCAATGTTGGTAAATCGACCTTATATAACCGTTTGACAGAGAGTAGAAAAGCTATCGTAGATGACTACAGCGGGGTTACCCGTGACAGACATTATGGACAAGCGGAATGGATCGGAAAGAAATTCACAGTGATCGACACAGGTGGTTTTGTTCATGGTTCAGATGATGTTTTTGAAGCAGCCATTCGAGAGCAAGTTTTGATTGCCATCGATGAGGCATCCGTTATTTTATTTGTAGTGGATGTCACTACTGGAGTAACCGATTTAGATGATGAGATCGCAAATATGTTGCGTCGAAGCAAAAAACCGGTATATGTCGTTGCCAATAAGGTGGATAGCGCCAAACAGACCCATGATTCAGCAGAGTTTTATTCCTTTGGATTAGGTGAGATCTTTAATATCTCATCCATGACTGGTTCAGGTACTGGTGAACTCCTTGACGAAGTGGTCTCTAATTTTGAAAACGAAGAGGAAGATGATACCGAATTGCCTAAGTTTACTATCGTTGGACGTCCTAACGTTGGTAAATCCTCTTTGACGAATGCATTGTTAGGTAAAGAAAGAAATATCGTAACTCCAATTGCAGGGACTACCAGAGATTCCATCCGTATCCATTACAATCAATTTGGACATGAGTTCCTGATGGTGGATACTGCTGGATTGAGAAGAAAATCCAAAGTGAACGAGGATATCGAATTCTATTCGGTCATGCGTACCATTAAAGCATTGGAGGATTCCGATGTGGTGATCTTAATGATTGATGCCAAAGACGGTATCGAAGCGCAGGATATCAATATCTTCCACTTGGCAGAGAAAAACAAAAAGGGTATCGTGATTTTGGTAAACAAATGGGATACCATTGAAAAAGACCATAAAACAGCCAAGGAATTTGAGCAAGCTATCAAAAACAAGATTGCTCCATTCACGGATGTTCCAATCCTGTTTACTTCCGTAACGGAGAAACAACGTATCTTCAAGACCGTAGAAACGGCTATGGAGGTCTATAACAATAAAACCAAAAAGATCCCTACTTCTAAATTGAATGATGTGATGTTGGAGATTATCGAAAGGTATCCACCCCCAGCAACCAAGGGTAAATTCATTAAGATTAAGTACGTAACGCAATTACCAGGAAGATCGCCAATGTTTGCTTTCTTCTGTAATCTGCCTCAATACATCAAAGATCCGTACAAGCGTTTTATCGAAAACAAACTGCGCGAGAACTTTGACTTTTCAGGAGTGCCAATCCAGATATTCTTTAGACAAAAATAA
- the tgt gene encoding tRNA guanosine(34) transglycosylase Tgt, whose product MNFTLQAQDKFSKGRAGEIETAHGKIQTPIFMPVGTAGTVKAVHQHELVNDIQAQIILGNTYHLYLRPGLDVLNKAGGLHKFINWDRPILTDSGGYQVYSLTEVRKIKEEGVTFRSHIDGSKHLFTPENVMDTQRIIGADIIMAFDECTPYPCDYRYARRSMEMTHRWLKRCCDRFDSTDPLYGYDQTLFPIVQGSVYKDLREKSAETIASFNREGNAIGGLSVGEPAEEMYAMTEVVTNILPHDKPRYLMGVGTPVNLLENIALGIDMFDCVMPTRNARNGMLFTQNGIINIKNEKWKDDFSPIEAESDLMVDQIHTKAYLRHLIRSQEILGAQIASLHNLHFYLWLVNQAREKIIDGTFYDWKNKMVPVLGQRL is encoded by the coding sequence ATGAATTTTACGCTTCAAGCACAAGATAAATTTTCAAAAGGAAGGGCCGGAGAGATTGAAACTGCTCACGGAAAGATACAGACACCTATTTTTATGCCAGTTGGTACTGCCGGAACGGTAAAGGCGGTGCATCAACATGAATTGGTAAATGATATTCAAGCACAGATCATCTTAGGGAATACCTATCACCTGTACCTAAGACCAGGATTGGATGTGTTGAATAAGGCCGGAGGTCTGCATAAATTTATCAATTGGGACCGTCCGATCTTAACCGATTCGGGAGGTTACCAAGTATATTCCTTGACTGAAGTAAGGAAGATCAAGGAAGAGGGGGTGACATTCAGGTCCCATATCGACGGTTCAAAACATTTGTTTACTCCAGAGAACGTGATGGATACACAGCGTATCATCGGTGCCGATATTATTATGGCATTTGATGAGTGTACACCTTATCCTTGTGATTACCGCTATGCAAGAAGGTCCATGGAAATGACCCACCGTTGGTTAAAGCGTTGTTGTGATCGTTTTGATAGCACAGATCCTTTATACGGATACGATCAGACTTTGTTCCCGATCGTTCAAGGTTCGGTTTATAAAGATCTGCGTGAGAAATCGGCAGAGACCATTGCTTCATTCAATAGAGAGGGGAATGCAATCGGCGGACTTTCTGTAGGGGAGCCGGCTGAGGAGATGTATGCGATGACTGAGGTAGTGACCAATATCTTGCCGCATGATAAGCCAAGATATTTGATGGGTGTAGGTACTCCAGTGAACCTTTTGGAAAATATAGCGTTAGGTATCGATATGTTTGACTGTGTGATGCCGACCAGGAATGCGAGAAACGGAATGCTCTTTACCCAAAATGGTATCATCAATATCAAGAATGAAAAGTGGAAGGATGATTTCAGCCCTATCGAAGCGGAATCAGACTTGATGGTAGATCAGATCCATACAAAAGCTTATTTGAGACATTTGATCAGGTCGCAAGAAATTTTAGGAGCACAAATCGCTTCATTACATAATTTACATTTTTATCTTTGGTTAGTTAATCAAGCAAGGGAAAAGATCATTGATGGAACGTTTTATGATTGGAAAAATAAAATGGTTCCAGTATTAGGTCAAAGACTATAA
- a CDS encoding DMT family transporter: MSQLTINRNTLILHFTVLIWGFTGVLGELITVSALHLVWYRVLIAAVSLVLYYLFTKRSLLVPKDQLLQYLGVGVIVGLHWVLFFHAIKVSTVSVTLVTLSSVTLFTAILEPIINRKRISIADVIVGLVIIFGIYLIFKFEFKYFWGIVYGLSCAFCASIFSILNARMVKKGSPTTITLYEMVGAWIGVSLVMLFTGDFDEQMILSQSDLLYLLLLGVVCTAIAYVLGVAVMRELSAFTVALTTNMEPVYGIILALLIFGQKEAMSTGFYFGAVIVLAAVFVYPYLKTKIKI, encoded by the coding sequence ATGTCACAGTTAACCATTAACCGCAATACACTGATATTGCACTTTACCGTATTAATTTGGGGTTTTACAGGTGTTCTGGGCGAATTGATTACCGTTTCTGCCCTACATTTGGTATGGTACAGGGTGTTGATTGCTGCGGTTTCGTTGGTGCTGTACTATCTTTTTACCAAGAGGTCCCTGTTGGTTCCCAAAGATCAGCTGTTGCAGTATCTGGGTGTGGGAGTCATCGTAGGTTTGCATTGGGTTCTGTTCTTTCATGCCATCAAGGTGTCTACCGTATCGGTTACTTTGGTTACCCTTTCTTCAGTGACCTTGTTTACAGCCATATTAGAGCCCATCATAAACCGGAAACGGATTTCCATTGCTGATGTGATCGTTGGATTGGTGATCATTTTCGGAATCTATCTGATCTTTAAATTTGAGTTCAAATATTTCTGGGGTATCGTTTATGGTTTGTCCTGTGCATTCTGTGCCAGTATATTTTCTATATTGAATGCCAGAATGGTAAAGAAAGGAAGTCCGACGACGATTACCTTATATGAGATGGTCGGTGCTTGGATCGGCGTTTCTTTGGTCATGCTGTTTACAGGGGATTTCGATGAACAGATGATTCTCAGTCAATCTGATCTATTGTATCTTTTGTTATTGGGAGTGGTTTGTACTGCAATCGCTTATGTGTTGGGGGTTGCGGTAATGCGTGAACTATCTGCCTTTACGGTTGCCCTGACGACAAATATGGAACCTGTTTATGGGATTATTTTAGCATTACTGATATTTGGACAGAAAGAAGCGATGAGTACAGGCTTCTATTTTGGTGCTGTTATTGTCTTGGCGGCTGTATTTGTATATCCTTATCTGAAGACAAAAATTAAGATTTAA
- a CDS encoding SusC/RagA family TonB-linked outer membrane protein — translation MIKRFSSPFFPLKRSQLVTGAIILGLSLSGGYSVANDLSKDKKEIHAFQQEVKGKVTSGGVVLPGVTVTVKEDPSKSTSTNAEGEFSIGAETGQTLLFSALGHEKKEVAVTGATLNVELSASEENIDEVVVTGYSTQKKGEISASIVSLDQKKLKDSKSPNVSNLLQGKVAGVDVVGTGRPGQQANVKIRGRSSLSSGTNPLWVVDGVITHGVANINPNDIETISVLKDAAATTQYGSRGTNGVIVVTTKRALREGEGTFSVNLSSGVSKFNFGQFKLMNSQELWDYYQTFPNQKDIDPNVTQDVLNNDYNWIKNGTQTAPVNDFSANYMGKTEKTSVFASANYYGEKGSLKGYDFERMTGRFNVEHKLTDRLTFKPKLNAAYTTYLDKQHSLYNMMFYLPWDNPNNADGTIKNPQDADANVLWLGRDHTNYLYDLQYNYGKGQTFDMQGNFDFSYRISDRFTFESMNNLTYYNQTTMSYADPNSNAGRNDKGTIYQFSDKRITRFFNQMLKYNETFGKHTVSGFAAYEYSDYVYSSLNAKGKGIAPGSQILGNAASVLDFGGTKNDYSFQSGILQGTYGYDNRYNLMASFRVDGSSRFGQNQQYGAFYSVSGAWNINNEAFFNVPSINLLRLKASYGGVGNVPIDYYSSFATYGLNAQYNGEPAAIQKNFQNANVSWEKSYDANLGLELGMFNRLNLSVDLYNKNTSGLLYYVEFPSTAGWDGYWLNIGGLRNRGVEVALSGSVFSPENPFQWDLGVNVAHNNNKITSLKDSQDIPKGNMRFSEGHDVDSWYMRKWAGVDPENGDPLWETIDENTGEVSTTSNYNDAALQFVGAATPKFQGGFNSAMNYKGFNLNASFAYQNGGVTYNAARELFDSDGAYASYNQMILMDGWSRWSAENPNATHPRAEYNNTSLSNKTSSRYLESTNFLRLRNVTLGYTFSESLVSKLKLKGLNVYLSGDNLWTSTKFSGLDPEAAILGNDNSADKAGGGDATSQYPAPKRLIFGLNLTF, via the coding sequence ATGATAAAGAGATTTTCAAGTCCATTTTTTCCATTGAAAAGATCTCAATTAGTTACAGGAGCCATTATTTTAGGGTTGAGTCTATCAGGTGGATATTCTGTTGCCAATGATCTTAGTAAGGATAAAAAGGAAATCCATGCTTTTCAACAGGAGGTAAAGGGAAAGGTGACTTCAGGAGGTGTCGTCCTGCCAGGGGTGACAGTAACCGTGAAGGAAGATCCTAGTAAATCGACTTCTACCAATGCAGAAGGAGAATTCAGTATCGGCGCTGAAACAGGTCAGACTTTGCTGTTTTCTGCCTTAGGCCATGAGAAAAAGGAAGTGGCCGTAACAGGTGCTACCCTGAATGTGGAGCTGAGTGCGAGTGAAGAGAATATTGATGAAGTGGTGGTGACAGGTTATTCTACGCAGAAAAAGGGAGAAATCAGTGCGTCCATCGTTTCCTTAGATCAAAAGAAACTGAAAGACAGCAAGTCTCCGAATGTTTCTAACCTCTTGCAGGGAAAGGTTGCAGGTGTGGATGTGGTTGGAACAGGTAGACCTGGGCAACAAGCAAATGTTAAGATCAGGGGTAGAAGCTCCCTTTCTTCGGGAACAAACCCTTTATGGGTAGTGGATGGTGTTATCACGCACGGTGTTGCCAATATTAACCCAAATGATATCGAGACTATTTCGGTATTGAAAGATGCCGCAGCTACCACGCAATATGGTTCCCGAGGTACCAACGGGGTAATCGTCGTGACCACCAAAAGAGCCTTGCGCGAAGGTGAAGGGACTTTCTCGGTAAACCTTTCTTCTGGTGTCAGCAAATTCAACTTCGGGCAGTTTAAGCTGATGAACTCTCAAGAGCTTTGGGATTATTATCAAACTTTTCCTAATCAAAAAGATATTGATCCGAATGTAACCCAGGATGTCCTGAACAACGATTATAATTGGATCAAAAACGGTACTCAAACCGCACCAGTGAACGACTTCTCGGCAAATTACATGGGTAAAACCGAAAAGACCTCCGTTTTTGCAAGTGCCAATTACTACGGTGAAAAGGGATCTTTGAAAGGTTATGATTTTGAAAGGATGACCGGACGTTTCAATGTGGAACATAAATTGACCGATCGCTTGACATTCAAGCCTAAGTTGAACGCGGCTTACACCACCTATCTGGACAAACAACATTCACTATATAATATGATGTTCTATTTGCCATGGGACAACCCAAACAATGCAGATGGAACAATCAAGAATCCGCAAGATGCCGATGCCAATGTGCTTTGGTTAGGTCGTGACCATACCAACTATTTGTATGACCTACAATATAACTACGGTAAGGGGCAGACTTTTGATATGCAGGGTAACTTTGATTTCTCGTATAGGATTTCAGATCGATTCACTTTCGAATCCATGAACAACCTGACCTATTATAACCAGACAACCATGAGTTATGCGGATCCGAATTCGAATGCTGGTCGAAATGATAAAGGAACCATCTACCAATTTTCTGATAAGCGCATCACCAGGTTCTTTAACCAGATGTTGAAATATAATGAAACGTTCGGCAAACATACGGTCTCAGGTTTTGCAGCCTATGAATACTCTGATTATGTGTATTCAAGTCTGAATGCTAAGGGTAAGGGGATTGCTCCAGGATCACAGATCCTAGGGAATGCAGCTAGCGTTCTTGATTTTGGCGGAACCAAAAATGATTATTCTTTCCAGTCTGGAATCTTGCAGGGTACTTATGGTTATGATAACCGTTATAACCTGATGGCTTCCTTCCGTGTGGATGGATCTTCAAGATTTGGCCAGAACCAACAGTATGGTGCTTTCTATTCCGTAAGTGGTGCCTGGAATATCAATAATGAAGCTTTCTTTAATGTTCCTTCCATCAACCTGTTACGTCTGAAAGCGTCCTATGGTGGAGTTGGAAACGTGCCGATCGATTATTACTCTTCATTCGCAACCTATGGCCTAAATGCCCAATACAATGGCGAGCCGGCAGCGATTCAGAAGAACTTCCAGAATGCAAATGTGAGTTGGGAAAAATCGTACGATGCCAATTTAGGCTTGGAACTGGGCATGTTCAATAGACTGAACCTGTCAGTTGATTTATACAATAAAAACACCAGCGGATTGCTTTATTATGTGGAGTTCCCTTCAACTGCTGGATGGGATGGGTATTGGTTGAACATCGGTGGATTGAGGAACCGTGGGGTGGAAGTTGCCCTGAGTGGTTCGGTCTTCAGTCCGGAAAACCCATTCCAATGGGATTTAGGTGTCAATGTCGCTCATAACAACAACAAAATTACCTCCTTGAAAGACAGTCAGGATATTCCTAAAGGCAATATGCGATTCTCTGAAGGTCATGATGTTGACTCTTGGTACATGCGTAAGTGGGCCGGAGTTGATCCTGAGAATGGTGATCCACTTTGGGAAACCATTGACGAGAATACTGGAGAGGTTTCAACCACCTCTAACTATAACGATGCTGCATTGCAGTTTGTTGGAGCAGCAACACCTAAGTTCCAGGGTGGTTTCAACTCGGCAATGAACTATAAAGGTTTCAACCTGAATGCCAGCTTTGCTTATCAAAACGGAGGTGTAACCTATAATGCTGCCAGAGAGTTATTCGATTCAGATGGTGCCTATGCGTCATACAATCAAATGATCCTGATGGATGGCTGGTCAAGATGGTCCGCTGAAAATCCGAATGCTACACATCCAAGAGCGGAGTACAATAATACCAGTCTTTCCAACAAAACCTCTTCTAGGTATTTGGAAAGCACGAATTTCTTGCGATTGAGAAACGTGACATTAGGCTATACCTTCTCGGAAAGCCTGGTTAGCAAATTGAAATTAAAAGGATTGAACGTTTATTTATCTGGAGATAACCTTTGGACTTCAACCAAGTTCTCAGGTCTAGATCCAGAAGCTGCGATCTTAGGAAATGATAATTCAGCAGATAAGGCTGGAGGTGGTGATGCTACCTCGCAATATCCTGCACCAAAACGCTTGATTTTCGGGCTTAACCTAACATTTTAA
- the cysS gene encoding cysteine--tRNA ligase, with translation MEHNLVLYNTLTRKKEKFVPIHPNLVGMYVCGPTVYSDVHLGNCRTFVSFDLIFRYLLHLGYKVRYVRNITDAGHLEGDNDEGDDKFAKKAKLEQLEPMEIVQKYTIGFHDVLRLFNTIPPSIEPTATGHISEQIEMVQEIIKNGFAYEVNGTVYFDVEKYVKEYNYTILTNRNLEDLLNNTRELGGQDEKRGRLDFALWIKAKPEHIMRWPSPWGVGFPGWHIECSAMSRKYLGDQFDIHGGGMDLAATHHTNEIAQSEACNHTTPAKYWMHTNMLTVNGTRMSKSAGNGFLPGELFTGNHPLLNRGYSPMAVRFFMLQAHYRSTLDFSNDALDAADKGYKRLMAAIGLLEKVVPSKSSNFGDLAEIKKRSYAAMDDDFNSPVLIAELFEAVRIINSIYDGKLTITEADLNELKKYMQEFVFDILGLKDDQIGEGDNMDDLMQIIINMRNEAKKNKDFVTSDRIREQLNSVGIQLKDSKDGTLWNKI, from the coding sequence ATGGAGCATAATTTAGTATTATACAATACCCTTACCCGTAAGAAAGAAAAGTTTGTACCCATTCATCCTAACCTTGTGGGGATGTATGTTTGTGGACCCACTGTGTACAGTGATGTGCATCTTGGGAACTGTAGGACTTTTGTTTCCTTTGATTTGATTTTCCGCTACTTGTTGCACCTTGGATATAAAGTACGTTATGTGCGTAATATCACAGATGCTGGGCACTTAGAGGGAGACAATGACGAGGGGGATGATAAATTTGCGAAAAAAGCGAAGCTTGAACAATTGGAGCCCATGGAGATCGTTCAAAAATATACCATAGGATTCCATGATGTACTGCGTCTATTCAACACCATTCCACCAAGCATTGAACCAACTGCCACCGGTCACATCTCTGAGCAGATTGAAATGGTACAGGAAATCATCAAGAATGGTTTTGCCTATGAAGTGAATGGTACGGTCTATTTCGACGTAGAGAAATACGTCAAAGAATATAACTACACCATCTTGACCAATAGAAATCTAGAAGATCTATTGAACAATACCCGCGAGTTGGGTGGACAGGATGAGAAACGCGGTAGACTTGATTTCGCCTTATGGATCAAGGCTAAACCAGAGCATATCATGCGTTGGCCTTCTCCTTGGGGAGTAGGGTTCCCCGGATGGCATATCGAATGTTCAGCAATGAGCAGGAAATATCTGGGCGATCAATTCGATATCCACGGCGGTGGAATGGACTTGGCAGCAACCCACCACACCAATGAGATCGCACAATCTGAAGCATGTAACCATACCACACCGGCAAAATATTGGATGCATACCAATATGTTGACCGTGAATGGGACAAGGATGTCCAAATCTGCAGGAAATGGTTTCCTTCCGGGAGAACTGTTTACAGGTAACCATCCACTTTTGAACAGGGGATATTCACCTATGGCCGTACGCTTCTTTATGTTGCAGGCCCATTACAGAAGTACATTGGATTTCTCCAATGATGCTTTGGATGCTGCAGATAAAGGCTATAAACGTCTGATGGCAGCTATCGGCTTATTAGAAAAAGTTGTACCGTCCAAATCTTCCAATTTCGGTGACTTGGCTGAAATCAAGAAACGCAGCTATGCTGCCATGGATGACGATTTCAACAGCCCAGTTTTAATAGCTGAGTTATTTGAGGCCGTGCGTATCATCAACTCCATCTATGATGGGAAATTGACGATTACCGAAGCAGACCTCAACGAGCTGAAGAAATATATGCAAGAGTTTGTATTCGACATTCTAGGGCTAAAAGATGATCAGATCGGCGAAGGTGACAATATGGATGACCTGATGCAAATCATCATCAATATGCGTAATGAAGCCAAGAAAAACAAGGATTTCGTGACCTCCGATCGTATCCGCGAACAATTGAATTCCGTAGGTATCCAACTGAAAGATAGTAAGGATGGGACACTTTGGAATAAGATTTGA
- a CDS encoding LptF/LptG family permease → MFKIIDRYIMKKYLSTFVFTVAIFCVVIVIFDISEKIDDFNKYGATMTQVFFEYYALGSLPFFINMLTPLFNFIAVIFFTSKMADQTEIVPILSGGMSFNRLLRPYMICAALIFGMTLLSNVYIIPFTNKVKVNFENVYVKPNKVSTTSSSIHMQVDSNTYVYMGSFDTKSKVGYNFSLEKFDGDKMLEKLMAERVTWDSVAGKWSLHTYTTREIKGLKEEMLSGEKKDTTLDMRPQDFESYEDVFTTMDQHELNERISKEEVRGTGMMNELLLEKYKRIINPFSAFILTLIGVSLSSKKVRGGIGLSLGLGIGLSCIYIVLERFSSMFSIKGGLDPLISVLIPNVIFLILSFYLLKKAPK, encoded by the coding sequence ATGTTTAAGATCATCGATCGATATATCATGAAAAAGTACTTGTCTACTTTTGTTTTCACAGTGGCGATCTTCTGTGTCGTGATTGTGATATTTGATATTTCGGAGAAGATCGATGATTTCAATAAATATGGGGCAACCATGACGCAGGTATTTTTTGAATACTATGCATTGGGAAGTTTGCCTTTCTTTATCAACATGCTTACTCCGCTGTTCAACTTTATTGCCGTAATTTTCTTTACTTCCAAGATGGCCGATCAGACAGAGATTGTGCCGATCCTAAGTGGTGGGATGAGCTTTAATAGGTTGCTGAGGCCATACATGATCTGTGCAGCTTTGATATTTGGAATGACTTTGTTGTCCAATGTCTACATTATCCCTTTTACCAATAAGGTGAAGGTGAATTTTGAAAACGTCTATGTCAAGCCCAATAAGGTGAGTACAACCTCTTCTTCCATACATATGCAGGTGGATTCAAACACCTATGTATATATGGGCTCTTTTGATACGAAATCCAAGGTAGGATATAATTTTAGTTTGGAGAAGTTTGACGGGGACAAGATGTTGGAAAAGTTGATGGCAGAGCGCGTGACTTGGGATTCCGTGGCAGGGAAGTGGAGTCTGCACACCTATACCACGAGAGAAATCAAGGGATTGAAGGAGGAGATGCTGAGTGGTGAGAAAAAGGATACAACCTTGGATATGCGCCCGCAGGATTTCGAATCCTATGAGGACGTGTTTACCACGATGGACCAGCATGAGCTCAATGAACGTATCAGTAAGGAGGAAGTTCGTGGGACCGGGATGATGAACGAATTGCTGCTCGAAAAATATAAAAGAATCATAAATCCATTTTCGGCTTTTATCTTGACCTTGATCGGAGTTTCCCTATCATCCAAGAAAGTTCGTGGTGGTATTGGCTTGAGCTTAGGACTAGGTATCGGCTTGAGCTGTATATATATCGTGCTTGAACGATTTTCAAGTATGTTCTCCATCAAAGGAGGATTGGACCCTCTGATCTCTGTATTGATCCCCAATGTCATTTTCTTGATATTGAGTTTTTATCTGTTGAAAAAGGCTCCTAAATAA